The following are encoded together in the Daucus carota subsp. sativus chromosome 5, DH1 v3.0, whole genome shotgun sequence genome:
- the LOC108221847 gene encoding F-box/kelch-repeat protein At3g06240, translating to MKRLRRHIPEEIVILILQRLPPKSLLRFRCVQKSWYHLIQSPWFITAHANCQKKYLLVGSNHSRWSYFNSFSLSLRFDEAQCKEYYRIHQQSEEYYRIHPEEDHRFLSKVQWYAASHGLICYTCAYLEDEFGVFLWNPAIRKIKILPDPPQRGGATAWLTLAFGFSQKANDFKVVKILDNYQTIVVEVYSLNTHSWKTISNDNLIRTYRLSENNWVFLNGTAYIFGSSRKDFQPIIVSYDTDSDIMSEISTPHTWETHFFHIHRSIRVLNDSLVIFTGNPDECSFNMWVLQQGSDTNKFFWEKKINVDLGGLNSSCWDVFALRSNGELVLRESSENELVSYDAEKDEEKDFADSWDQWFESGRKLPLWIDSFSESLVLINT from the coding sequence ATGAAAAGGCTGCGGAGGCACATCCCTGAAGAAATCGTAATTCTTATACTCCAAAGACTCCCCCCCAAGTCTCTGCTTAGGTTCAGGTGCGTGCAAAAATCGTGGTATCATCTTATACAGAGTCCTTGGTTTATCACTGCTCACGCAAATTGTCAAAAGAAATATCTTCTGGTTGGATCAAATCATTCCCGGTGGTCTTATTTTAACTCTTTCTCTTTGTCATTGCGTTTTGATGAGGCACAGTGCAAAGAATACTATAGAATACATCAACAGAGTGAAGAATACTATAGGATACATCCAGAGGAGGATCACAGGTTCTTGTCAAAGGTACAGTGGTATGCTGCATCACATGGTTTGATATGTTATACATGCGCGTATTTGGAAGACGAGTTTGGTGTTTTTTTATGGAATCCGgctattagaaaaataaaaattcttccTGATCCTCCCCAGCGTGGTGGTGCTACCGCATGGCTTACACTAGCATTCGGATTTAGTCAAAAAGCTAATGATTTCAAAGTTGTAAAGATATTAGACAACTACCAGACCATTGTGGTTGAGGTTTATAGTTTGAACACACATTCTTGGAAAACAATTAGTAATGATAATCTCATTCGGACTTATAGGTTGTCTGAAAACAATTGGGTGTTTCTAAATGGTACGGCATATATTTTTGGTTCAAGCCGGAAAGATTTTCAACCTATAATAGTGTCCTATGACACAGATAGCGACATAATGAGTGAGATTTCAACACCACATACCTGGGAAACTCATTTCTTTCATATTCATAGATCTATTCGCGTACTTAATGATTCACTCGTTATTTTTACTGGGAATCCAGATGAGTGTAGTTTTAACATGTGGGTATTACAACAAGGCAGCGACACAAACAAGTTTTTCTGGGAGAAGAAGATTAATGTTGATTTGGGTGGACTTAATAGTTCTTGCTGGGATGTCTTTGCTCTACGAAGCAATGGGGAATTAGTGTTACGTGAATCGTCTGAAAATGAATTGGTTTCATATGATGCCGAGAAGGATGAGGAAAAGGATTTTGCAGACTCATGGGATCAGTGGTTTGAATCTGGTAGAAAGCTACCTTTGTGGATAGATTCTTTTTCGGAGAGTCTAGTTCTTATTAACACTTAA